A genomic stretch from Bacteroidota bacterium includes:
- a CDS encoding alpha/beta hydrolase-fold protein yields the protein MAQSASQVVVNSFYSDVLGVPKQYAIYLPQGYDEGSALYPVVYFLRLHEREWFDTGIPERNGIGLKEVADALIAQGLIGEMILVGPSTGSDDGSVAGMVNMLQPDLTKATGIGSGRFEDYFVEDLVPEIENQYRTLTSSAFRGVDGFSFGGYTALVLTFRNPGLFSSVGSYDGTHMWYNLEDPAVAEVGPNDPFWLNNTYDELVGPLFGVPRDVGYMLKHNAINLLLAADAAKLDSLRAIRFHIHTGDDDGLTNMRRTNQLVDSMAVRGIVNSFPSTVLFPGARHDYSFANFHATRSLVAHWETFQLNQPVAATRDPIPNEDQLYTAPNPFVEETTIHYAIQQPTQAELEIYDMAGRKVRRLVSRFHAAGMHEVVWDANDAAGTRVAAGVYWGALRTDTSVQVLSLMVAR from the coding sequence TTGGCGCAATCAGCGAGCCAAGTGGTGGTTAACAGTTTCTATTCTGATGTGCTCGGCGTACCCAAACAGTATGCTATCTATTTGCCACAAGGATATGATGAGGGGAGCGCGCTGTATCCAGTTGTATATTTTCTTCGGCTACATGAAAGAGAATGGTTTGATACCGGGATTCCGGAGCGGAATGGGATAGGATTAAAGGAGGTGGCTGATGCGTTGATTGCGCAAGGATTGATAGGCGAAATGATATTGGTGGGTCCCAGTACCGGCAGTGATGACGGTAGTGTGGCCGGGATGGTTAACATGCTACAGCCGGATCTTACTAAGGCAACAGGTATAGGCAGTGGCCGCTTTGAAGATTACTTTGTTGAAGACCTCGTTCCCGAAATAGAAAACCAATACCGTACACTGACCTCTTCAGCTTTTCGAGGGGTAGACGGCTTTTCTTTTGGAGGGTATACTGCGCTGGTCCTGACCTTTCGAAATCCCGGTTTGTTTAGCTCGGTTGGCAGCTACGATGGTACCCACATGTGGTATAACCTTGAAGATCCTGCTGTCGCGGAAGTTGGTCCCAATGATCCATTTTGGTTGAATAATACGTATGATGAGCTGGTTGGACCCTTGTTTGGCGTACCGCGCGACGTAGGCTATATGCTCAAGCACAACGCCATCAATTTGCTACTGGCTGCTGATGCTGCAAAGCTCGACAGCTTGCGCGCTATACGGTTTCATATCCACACGGGTGATGATGACGGCCTTACAAACATGCGGCGTACCAACCAGTTGGTCGATTCCATGGCAGTCCGTGGTATTGTGAACTCTTTTCCGAGTACCGTGCTCTTCCCTGGCGCCAGACACGATTACAGCTTCGCAAACTTTCACGCGACCAGATCGCTCGTGGCCCATTGGGAGACTTTCCAGCTAAATCAGCCGGTGGCAGCGACAAGAGATCCCATCCCAAACGAAGACCAACTCTATACTGCGCCGAATCCTTTTGTTGAGGAAACCACAATTCACTACGCGATCCAACAACCCACACAGGCTGAACTGGAGATCTATGACATGGCAGGGCGGAAGGTGCGCCGACTGGTTTCTCGCTTTCATGCAGCGGGAATGCACGAGGTGGTGTGGGATGCAAATGATGCAGCCGGCACCCGTGTTGCAGCTGGCGTGTATTGGGGTGCGTTAAGGACAGATACCAGCGTGCAAGTGCTTTCTTTAATGGTAGCAAGATAG